The following coding sequences are from one Macaca mulatta isolate MMU2019108-1 chromosome 7, T2T-MMU8v2.0, whole genome shotgun sequence window:
- the RNASE3 gene encoding eosinophil cationic protein, giving the protein MVPKLFTSQICLLLLLGLMGVEGSLHARPPQFTKAQWFAIQHINVNPPRCTIAMRVINNYQRRCKNQNTFLRTTFANTVNVCRNRSIRCPHNRTLHNCHRSSYRVPLLHCDLINPGAQNISTCRYADRPGRRFYVVACESRDPRDSPRYPVVPVHLDTII; this is encoded by the coding sequence ATGGTTCCAAAATTGTTCACTTCCCAAATTTGTCTGCTTCTTCTGTTGGGGCTTATGGGTGTGGAGGGCTCACTCCATGCCAGACCCCCACAGTTTACGAAGGCTCAGTGGTTTGCCATCCAGCACATCAATGTGAACCCCCCTCGATGCACCATTGCAATGCGGGTAATAAATAATTATCAACGGCGTTGCAAAAACCAAAATACTTTTCTTCGTACAACTTTTGCAAATACAGTTAATGTTTGTCGTAACCGAAGTATACGCTGCCCTCATAACAGAACTCTCCACAATTGTCATCGTAGTAGCTACCGGGTGCCTTTACTCCACTGTGACCTCATAAATCCAGGTGCACAGAATATTTCAACCTGCAGGTATGCAGACAGACCAGGACGGAGGTTCTATGTAGTTGCATGTGAAAGCAGAGATCCACGGGATTCTCCACGGTATCCAGTGGTTCCAGTTCACCTGGATACCATCATCTAA